The DNA region GGAGACAAAGTCAGCTCATATGAAGTGAGGGAGACATGGCATGCAGCCAACAGTCCCAATGCCAGTCCACCGCTACCAGATTGATATGGGCAGAGATTCCTGGGGATCAGAAGAGTTGGGGGCAGGTCTCCTGCCCTTTCCCAGGGTCCCCAGCACCTCCCCTCTCTGGCCCTAGGCTTCTGTCTAGAGTCACCTTGGCCCCTCTTGGAAGCCAATTAGGCCCCCCAGTTGCAGCAGTGGGGATTAATATGATTAATAACGCCCCCAATCTCCCAGGTGCTGATTCAGCCAGGAGCTTAGGGAGGGGAGGTCACTTTATAAGGGCCTGGGGGGGGTCAGAGCCTGGAGTCGTCCAGCCGGAGCCCTGGGTGGCCGAGCTCAGGCCTCAGCAGCACTCTTGGGTCTGAGCCGCCCACGGGGCAGCCACCAGGACCGCAGCCATGAACGGGACGGAGGGCCCGAACTTCTACGTGCCCTTCTCCAACAAGACGGGGGTGGTGCGCAGCCCCTTCGAGTCCCCGCAGTACTACCTGGCTGAGCCATGGCAGTTCTCCATGCTGGCCGCCTACATGTTCCTGCTGATCGTGCTCGGCTTCCCCATCAACTTCCTCACGCTCTACGTCACGGTCCAGCACAAGAAGCTGCGCACGCCTCTCAACTACATCCTGCTCAACCTGGCCGTGGCGGACCTCTTCATGGTCTTCGGCGGCTTCACCACCACCCTCTACACCTCGCTGCACGGATACTTTGTCTTCGGGCCCACGGGATGCAATCTGGAGGGCTTCTTCGCCACCCTGGGCGGTATGAGtcgggggaggggtggtggggcagggggtccaggagccgggggcggggggtgcagggATCTGGAGATAGCCGCATGCGTGGGGTTGGTGGCTAAGAGGCCTTCTCCCTGCTACAGTCGTCAGCATTGTCGCTTGGTCAACAAACACCGTTGGGGAGGATACACTAGGCTGTTTATTGAGGGTGGCCATTGGACACTGTTGATCTCAGGGAGAGGGGTTCACCGTGGGGAAATGGAGCATGAGGCATGTCAAGGGCCTTGCTGGGGTCACACTGTGGTGGGATAGAGCTGAGTTTCCAGCCCACATCGCCGTGGGCCCTCGGGCCTTGCTCTGTTTCCCTCGGAGCCGCCGTGCTGGGTCAGCCCCATGccgtggggagagaggcagacaagACAGATCCCTGTGCTCAGGGCTCTCAGCCCCGGGGGGACACAGATGACCAGTCCTCCAGCCACTGGACTCTGCCCATGCTGGGCAATGGGCTCAGTCTCTCCCCACCAGCATCTCTCCGACCCTGCGGAGAAGGGTCCATCTGTATGTGGTACCTCCGTTTCACCCCTGCCTTGCGGCCTGGGGCTGGGTGATCTGTGGTCATCGAAGGTGACAAACACCTGGTGATGGCTCGAGATTCCCTGGAAATGGGGCTGAGACGGCGTCTTGGACACGTGAAGGGAACAGAAGCCAAGGAGGCAGAGCAGTCCTCGTGGCTGGTGCTGGGCTCTGCcagctgcccctgctctctcGTGCTTGCCCGAGAGCCTGTGCGTCCCAGAGAAGGGGGGCCATTCCTGGATCTGAGCCGGAAGACCTAGGCCCTGGTCACCGCCCTGCTACATCCCTGCAtgtgtctcttcccttctccGGGCCTCGCTTTTCTCAGCTGCTAAACAGGATCTGTTATCTCAGCAGCAACCCCATCGGTTTTCCAGTCAAAGAAGCTATTTGAAAGCATCTTCAAAGCCACAGATCACCTCACAGTTTAATGCCTTCCTATGGAAGGGGTTTCTTTCAAGGGAAGGAGCTTCCCTACACAAAAAGGCTGGCGGTGGGCTGCAAGTCTCAGCTAGAAGGCAGGGGTGAGGTGGGTGCCACGTGCGGGCACGTCTCTGCAGAGTTGGTGCCAGTTTACAACTATTTTCCTGGAGTAATAATGAGTTgtgttcactttctctctcagaaATGTCCCGATTTCGTTGATAAATTCTATGGCCAACCTCCCTAGTGAGTGTCTGGGGGTGATGTCTAAATTGccccattctttcctgcttcttcctttgggTAAATCATTCCCCGGCTTCCTGGCTTTGAGGTGGGGGACCCAGAGGTCCAGGATATTTCATTCCCCAAAGGGGAGAGGTCACggcacagagggagggaaggcccTCCAACTCCAACAGGCCCTCTGCCTGTCACCCCGCGAAGCACAAGTTCTTCTATAAAAACTCCCTACGGGGCTCCCAGTCTAACGATGACCCTGGAATCTGATTTTCCATCCCTCACAAACCCAGAGCTGAACTAACTCCTCTTCCTGGGGGATGCTCTGCTCACCCTCCTTCAGCATACTGGTCCTTCTGCCCCACAGCCCCTTCGCCTCTCTTCCCAGAGTCCACGCCCtctccatcccaggtcctggctctTTCCTGCCCTAGCTTGCCTTCCTGGCCGCCCTCACCCACCCAGGAGGCGTGCCCCCTCCTTAGACAGACAGCAGGGGCCAGGTGGGTGGTGTGTTGACTGATCCCTGACGGCCTTGCAGGTGAAATTGCCCTGTGGTCTTTGGTGGTCCTGGCCATTGAGCGGTACGTGGTGGTGTGTAAGCCCATGAGCAACTTCCGCTTCGGGGAGAACCATGCCATCATGGGCGTCGCCTTCACCTGGGTCATGGCACTGGCCTGTGCTGCACCCCCCCTCGTTGGCTGGTCCAGGTAAGGACACTGAGCAGAAGAGAAGAGTCCCCGGGGGGGTCTTTGTAGGGTCccccagccaggactcaaaccTGGCACTGTCTGGTTCTGGGCACTGAGTTTATACGCCCCCTACCCCAAACGTCCACCCTGGCAGCTCTCCCAAGGGAGGGGTttagggcaggggaagagggaagcagacCCTAGTGTTGCTATGAGGGCTGGTCCCACCTCCTGAGCCCCCATGTCAAGGAGAATCCAAGACGCCCCAACCCTTCACCTTGGCTGTGCCCCTAATCCTCGACTAAGCCAGGGCCAGATTCCAATCCTCTTTGCCCCATAGGCAGTTCCCTCTGACCTTGGGCCTCAGCACCTGGGGAGGCCAAGCCTGTCTAGCGCAGGTGGTGACATTGCAGTCCCTGGGAATGGGGTCCTGTACAGACTCTAGTCCTCCATCTCCAAATGGGTCTCAGATGAGAGATGGGCGGACAGTGGTTTGGGAAAATGGGCTGGTGACCTATGGGTTCCCAGAGGCCTCGTGTCCCTCTGCTTCCAGGAAATTTCcaatctctcttcccttccctcctctctcagcCTCCTGGGGTCAGTTTTTTGTTCCTTGTTGAGTCTGAGCTCCCCCCTCCAGCCTCTTTCCCTGTCTTCTCCAGTCCTGCCCAGTTCCATCTCCCCAGGCTAGCCAACGGCCACTGCACTGTCACCATCCTCTGAATTCACGGAAACATCCCGATCACATGACCTTGGGACCTCTTGTTCTAGAAAATGTGTAAAGATCCCTCAGTTaccctgtgtgccatctttggccTAGAGGATACTCTTACCCTGTTAATAAGACCCTGGTTTGTATGAACTGCCTCAGATACAGAGTTTGGGAGCTTTTCCTTTCTCGCCACTAACCTCTGCCCTGCACAACCTGAGGCCCAGCCTCCAGCCACGGGAACAGTGGGTCTGGTGAGGAAACACAGCGCAGGTCGGCAGCGTGCGGGCTCTGCTAGGCGAGGGACTAGGCCATCTCGTGACACCACAGCTGCCGTACGAACCAGCCACACTGTTTTCACCAGCGGCATTTGAATCCCTCCTCTCGCTGGATTTGACCCTCACAGTCAGGCAGCCAAGCAGATATTTTATCACGCCCATTTCACAGAGGGGGAAAGCAAGGCCCAGAGCAAGACCAGCCGCACAGCAGGTGTGGGCCCTGACCGGCTGCGGCCTGTCCCCGGCTCCTCACGTGGGGCTCTCCCTtccgccctcccccgccccgccccctggcGCAGGTACATCCCAGAGGGCATGCAGTGCTCGTGCGGGATCGACTACTACACGCTCAAGCCAGAGGTCAACAACGAGTCCTTCGTCATCTACATGTTCGTGGTCCACTTCACCATCCCCATGATCGTCATATTCTTCTGCTACGGGCAGCTCGTCTTCACGGTCAAGGAGGTACGGTCccgggctgggtgctggggacacacgCGGTGGTCGGTCGGGTGGAGCCCAGCCTCCGCCCCGAGGGAGTCTGGGTAGCAGGCCCTGTGTCCTTGCAGGCGGCGGCCCAGCAGCAGGAGTCGGCCACCACCCAGAAGGCTGAGAAGGAGGTCACACGCATGGTCATCATCATGGTCATTGCCTTCCTGATCTGCTGGCTGCCCTACGCCGGTGTCGCGTTCTACATCTTCACCCACCAGGGCTCCAACTTCGGCCCCATCTTCATGACCCTCCCGGCGTTCTTCGCCAAGTCCTCCTCCATCTACAACCCCGTCATCTATATCATGATGAACAAGCAGGTGCCTGATGGTGGGGCAGGGGGGTCCAGGGGCCCCAGGCTGCGGGCATGGCCTGCAGAGGACAAGCCATGTCCTGGACTGGGCCTCGGTCATTGCGCCTGCAAAACCACGCAGGGAGACTGGTATCTCCCAGGGCATCAGTCATCTGGGAGAAATGCAGATCCCTGCTGAATCAGAAGCACAGGGTGGGCCCAGgaacctgcatttctaacaaggtctCCGGGTGCCAGTCCAGATGGTTCTGGCAGCCCACTTTAAAAGTCAAATAGTCTAGGTCCCAAGCCTGGGACTGGGATGGTGCCAGTCTCCACAAAGCTGAACAAGGAGCTAAGTCTTATTCGGAGGGATGAAGGGATAAAGCAGTTCTTTCACATCGACCAGTGACTTCTCTGCAGAATCCATGATCCTGCGGGGAAAACGTGGTCTCTGCAGTTAGGCATATCAGTTTCACATCTCAGCTCttattttctagctgtgtgacccttaggcaaatcacttcccctctctggcccCACAGTGTCTTCGTTCCTAGAGAGGGGAATCTCCTAAGCTCTAGGGCTAAGTAAGATAACTCACAGATAGCCTTTGGTACCCAGAGGGCATCATGGAATGTCATGAGTAGCAAAGCCCCCTTGGATTTGGTCCCTGgtggctctggggtggggccatGTGTGCTCACTCGGTTCCCACCAGGGGAGCCAGATTTGAGAGGGGAGTGGAGCCTGTGAGGGccagaagcaggggaggggttgGAGGCAAATCTCGCCAACCTGCACAGTTTGCTCCACACACCCTCGGTGGACCCTGACCCTGACTCGTGTCCCTTGCCTTCCAGTTCCGGAACTGCATGATCACGACCCTGTGCTGCGGCAAGAACCCCCTGGGTGATGACGAGGCCTCTGCCAGCGCCTCCAAGACGGAAACCAGCCAGGTGGCACCGGCCTAAGCCCTGCCAAGGACTCTCCAGCCGACCGTAGGAgtctcccattccccacccctacccccagccaCAGCTGCCCTGCAGGAGCCAGGCCTGTCGGAACCAGGTCATGCAGGCtccctgaattaaaaaaaaaaaaaaaattattgagagaAAGATGAGACTCCCCACTCGGCCAGGACGCCCCATCTGGAGTCCTGAGTTCCCAGGGGCCAGTGGgatctctgcccctcctcccccaacggAACTCTCAGGAACACAAGGACTCTTGCTCTCTGGAAAAGTGTCCCAGCTTAGGGATAAGTGTCTAGCACAGAGtggggcacacagtaggtgcttaataaatgctaaatGGATGAAGGAAGGAACGAATGGAGgaatgagtgaaggaatgaacGGGCTGGGAGAGCATATCTATCCTCTCAAAACCACCTTAGCAGCCGCTCCCCTCAGCTGACGACCTTGAGCAGTGGTTTCCTTCCCTGGGTCTCGCTTTCTTTCCCTGCAAAATGGAAATCCCAAATCCCTGGCCCTGCCAACACGTGGCTGCTGTGAAGATCGAATAGgattttgtgtgtgcgtgtgcgtgtgcctgtgtgtgtgtgtgtgacagtgtaAGCATTTTGTAAGTGGTAAAGAGCTGTACAGATTGTAGTTAACATTATGAATAATATCAATTAATATCATTAATGAAGTGATATGATCATCTCCTCTTGATAGTGACCATTTTGAGATTGGGCAAAGTCCTAAGCATCCAGACTCAGCAGGTTTTTTAATATTAGCCAGGTGTCAAGGCCAGACCAGGGCTGAcggctgggctgcagggagggacAGTCAAGGGAATGCAGTCATGAGGACTGAAAAAACGTCAGGGGACTGGAGTCTGGGAGCCAAGGCCCAGGGTCTCATCTCTGGCATGTAGCCCCAGGCCTGGTGCTTCTCCTTCCCAATACAGCCTAGGAAGAGACAGGCCTTTCTTTCAGTGTCTGCAAACCACCCACTCTCTTGCCCAGCAACTAGGCCTCAGCAACTCTGGGCCAGCTTGGAGCTCCTAGAAGCCATATTGACCTACCCACATTTAATGAAGAGCCAAGTCACCCTTGTTTCAAAGAGCTTAGAAACAAAAAGTTGGAAATTCAGATGGGCCCACCTTCCCTGGGGATGTTCACAGGTCTCAGATTCCAGCTCCCTTGCTGGGTGAGCCTGTCTGTAGTAGCTCCAGTCCATTCTCCATTCTGGAGAGTCCTTGCTGCGAAGCTGACCAGAGCTCTGGGCATCAGAATTGAGCTGCCTCCATAACTGCCCCTCCTCCACATAACCAAAGCTGGAGTTCTAGCTCTGCCCAGCTCTGCCTGGAGACTAGGCAAATTGGGGCATTAAAAGCTCAGCTCCTGTACTTGGTGTTAACCGTGGTGGTTTTTGTTGCTCTCAAGCTCTTTATCTGCAGAGTGGACTGAAAGTGGGCAGCATTTTCCTGATCCCTGACCCCCAGGGTGCTGGGTTTGGGCAACCAGCAGAGTCCCCTCAGGGTACGGGGTAGagggagcaggcctgggaacaagAAAACCCCCAAATTTGGAGTCACAGAGACCCACGTGGCCTGTGAAACTGCAAGCAAGTTTTgtcatctctctgtgtctccttatCTGCAAAAGGGAATCTTAAACTGAGCTTAAGAGGACTGCAAACTTCACGTGGCTAGCCTACTTCCTGGCACACTGCAGCCGATGGGAGACTTCTGACATTACTGGGCCTCGGTTCAGAGCAGGCCTTACCAAGAACACCATCTACAAGGGGAACAAGGATGGAGATATAGTCCCAAGAGTTACCCTCAACCTCCAAGGTGGGAAAGGGTGGCTGGAACCTGAGACGGAAGGTCCTCAGTGCCATGGCGGGGCTGGAGCAGATAATAGCTGGGATCTCTACTGTGGCCCATCTTTAGTCTGCCTCCCTAAGTGATGTCAGTCAGGATCTCTTCAGCCGTAAGTCGCAGGAAATCTAACTCAATAGGGCTGGAGCAAGAGGAAGAAATTTATGGCTCCCATAAACAAAAAGCCCAGGGTTTCAGGCACAGCTCGATGCGGTTGCTCAGATGTTATCAGACTTCTGTATCTCCCCTTCTGGCTACACTTCTGTCTGTGTTGGCTCCACGCACAGGCTCACTGTTCCCAAGGGGTGGCACAAACTGCTACCAGGAGTCCCAGGCTCAGCAAGCCCTGCAGAAAGTGAGCTGCTCTTTCCGGACAGTTCCTGCAAAGTTCCTGGGTAGGGCTCTCATTGGCCAGGACAGGGTCACCTGATTGTCCCTAATCCCAGAACCAGGCTAGAATGAGATTCATCCTCTGACTGGTCCAGCTTGAGTCACCGACCACCCCTGAGCCCATCACCAGGCTAGAACGGGGGTTCATCCTCTgattggccaggcctgggtcaccTGATCCCCCCCTGCAGCCCTACATAAACCAAATGGTCTGAGtgagggtggggacaggaaggagaCCAAAGGGTACCTGGGGGGTACCGTTGCCAGAAGGAAGAGGGCtggaggcagagcaggcagaactAACAGTGGCCCAGAGGGGTTGGCCTCTGTGGAAGTGGGTGATGTCCGGCTCCACCAGGCCTCCTTCCCACACCGTGGCTGGTCCCGCAGGTCTCACTCTCCCATTTCAAATGTGCTGGGCAGGTGTGGCAGTGGGAGGGACGGCAGCGTTTCGGCTGCCCTGCCTTGCAGGCAGCCCTGTTTCCTCACTGCCCCACCTCAGTCCACTTATTCTGAGGAGTGGTATGCTTGTTTCAGCCCCACATCCAGAGGAAAAAATTTACTCTCAAATAAGAAAAGTCTCTGTTTTTTCCTGGTAGAGAGGaaatcctctttccctctttatCATTGATCTGACAGCCACTTAGGGGCACTTGCCATATAGAAAGGCAAACAGCTGCTGACTTAGGTTGGGTTGAGGGTGTTACCCACCTCATCTCCAAGCTCCGGGTAGCAAGCAGGTTTATGGAATGCCTGTTGTATACCATCATATCTCCACTCAACCTGATCTAAGGAAGCTGACCCTGGGCCAGGATAGGCTGGGGACTCAGAGATGGACTGGAGGGAGCAAGTGTCTGGGCTGTGACCTGGCCAGCCTCCAGGACACAGAGCTCTCGCACCCCTGATCTTGCCTCTGGAAGGAGAGAGCATGAAccaaccctcccacccccacaccaccaccaagTCGGCAAAGCCTGATGGCAGCCTTCCTCATGTCCCTCAGTGGAGACATGCACTCCTGACACCCCAGGGTGCCcccagagagagagtgggtgccCTTCCCAGCCATGCAACCTCAGCCCATGTCCCTGAACCTCACTAGGTCTCAGCCCCTCAGCTTTAAAGACAAGACTCATGCCAGTTGGTAGAATTGTCTGTAGAGACTAATGAGATTATTGTTATAAAAACTGCAGTGCAGGGTAGACACTCGATAAATGCGAGTTTCCTTCCCAGAGATGTGAGCCAAGTTCAAAGGAGCAGCCCCCTGGTGTG from Ursus arctos isolate Adak ecotype North America unplaced genomic scaffold, UrsArc2.0 scaffold_14, whole genome shotgun sequence includes:
- the RHO gene encoding rhodopsin, whose protein sequence is MNGTEGPNFYVPFSNKTGVVRSPFESPQYYLAEPWQFSMLAAYMFLLIVLGFPINFLTLYVTVQHKKLRTPLNYILLNLAVADLFMVFGGFTTTLYTSLHGYFVFGPTGCNLEGFFATLGGEIALWSLVVLAIERYVVVCKPMSNFRFGENHAIMGVAFTWVMALACAAPPLVGWSRYIPEGMQCSCGIDYYTLKPEVNNESFVIYMFVVHFTIPMIVIFFCYGQLVFTVKEAAAQQQESATTQKAEKEVTRMVIIMVIAFLICWLPYAGVAFYIFTHQGSNFGPIFMTLPAFFAKSSSIYNPVIYIMMNKQFRNCMITTLCCGKNPLGDDEASASASKTETSQVAPA